A stretch of Longibacter salinarum DNA encodes these proteins:
- a CDS encoding tyrosine-type recombinase/integrase — protein MGGPVSLVESFVHQKESPHTRRAYRRDLRAFFGQTEVTKDLVCGVDHDDIDAFLARGESSGLAESTLRRRRSALRQFFDWLTAEGVVTSNPARHGRIRTPMARPASTSGQEKSSGPLSRDQAEKLVASIDGSTAVGRRNRALVMLVLHCALRRGELVRVNVDDFRLVGRYRILEIRDSESGSTSISGSDQTKSGHQDKIETLSGRAKVPEHVYRHVQAVRMDVDVRVGALFRSYSNRNRGARITGDSVYRVVRDAGQAIDIDALTPDRLRQTGLQLALESGATGDQVRAHGRYAASAPYSARHEERLRDSAADYVEVGENLSISGA, from the coding sequence GTGGGCGGACCGGTTTCTCTCGTTGAGAGTTTTGTTCACCAGAAGGAGTCTCCTCACACGAGGCGGGCATATCGACGAGACCTTCGCGCCTTCTTCGGTCAAACCGAGGTCACGAAGGACCTCGTGTGCGGTGTCGACCACGACGACATTGATGCGTTTCTTGCGCGAGGTGAATCCAGCGGCCTGGCCGAATCAACCTTGCGCCGGCGGAGGTCTGCACTTCGGCAGTTTTTCGACTGGCTGACGGCCGAAGGAGTGGTCACGAGCAATCCAGCTCGTCATGGGCGAATCCGCACGCCGATGGCGCGGCCGGCGTCGACGAGTGGGCAAGAAAAGTCATCGGGACCGCTGTCTCGCGATCAAGCAGAAAAGCTCGTTGCGTCGATTGATGGATCCACGGCTGTCGGGCGGCGAAATCGGGCTCTGGTGATGCTGGTGCTGCATTGCGCGCTTCGCCGGGGTGAACTCGTGCGTGTGAATGTCGATGACTTCCGGCTTGTTGGCCGATACCGGATCCTGGAGATTCGAGACTCAGAATCAGGTTCGACATCGATTTCTGGGTCTGATCAGACAAAGAGCGGCCACCAGGACAAAATCGAGACCCTCTCAGGCCGTGCAAAAGTCCCCGAACACGTATATAGACACGTACAAGCCGTGAGAATGGACGTGGATGTGCGGGTCGGTGCACTGTTTCGGTCGTACAGCAACCGAAACCGTGGAGCACGGATTACCGGCGATTCGGTGTACCGTGTCGTTCGAGATGCAGGTCAAGCGATTGACATCGACGCATTAACGCCGGACCGTCTACGCCAGACCGGTCTTCAACTGGCGCTGGAATCTGGGGCGACGGGCGACCAGGTGCGTGCCCACGGTCGATATGCGGCATCGGCACCGTATTCCGCGCGACATGAAGAGCGGCTTCGCGACAGCGCTGCGGACTACGTCGAGGTTGGGGAAAATCTTTCCATCAGCGGCGCGTAG